The following are encoded in a window of Strix aluco isolate bStrAlu1 chromosome 15, bStrAlu1.hap1, whole genome shotgun sequence genomic DNA:
- the CORO7 gene encoding coronin-7 isoform X3: MGHENNKDSRLLWMGSSDCLISVGFSQMREREVKLWDTRRFSGAMLTVALDTSPGAAVPLYDADTGLLVLAGKGENLLYCFEVAPAQPALTQVTQCRTEGSTRGLAAVPRLALDVMACEVLRVLQLTDTALVPVSYLVPRKSIQDFHEDLFPDCAGMLPATGAQAWWAGDSQQVGRVSLHPARRPTETFTSPLIACTRLQAADTDTGPTNTDRSEGSGYSSPSSLASPGSTATSLSASTGPSSGFASSPSQKSLQSILGPSSRFRHAQGRVLHRDTHLTNLRGLSLTTPGECDGFCANHQRVALPLLSAGGQIAVLELSKPGRLPDAAMPTIQNGSAVVDLSWDPFDSQRLAVAGEDAKIQLWRIPEGGLRETLQEPEAVLRGHTEKIYSIRFHPVASDLLVSSSYDMTVRIWELSAGQEALCLRGHTDQIFSLAWSPDGKKLATVSKDGRLRLYEPRRSPQPQQEGPGPEGGRGARLVWVCGGDYLLVSGFDSRSERRIVLYRAQALPEGPLSVLGLDVAPSTLLPFYDEDTSVVFLTGKGDTRVFLYEVTPEPPYFLECNSFTSNEPHKGFVFLPKTVCEVREVEFARALRLGQSTLEPVAFHVPRVKKEYFQDDIYPPTRVWWEPALVGSAWLAGEDGQQRRTSLRPADMTPVSEAPKEAPARKFVPASVYLEEKSDEQKKEELLSAMVARLGNRDDPLPQDSFEGVDEDEWD, from the exons ATGGGACACGAGAACAACAAGGACTCCCGGCTGCTCTGGATGGGCTCCAGCGATTGCCTCATCTCCGTCGGGTTCAGCCAG ATGCGGGAGCGGGAGGTGAAGCTGTGGGACACGCGGCGGTTCAGCGGGGCGATGCTCACCGTGGCGCTGGACACCTCGCCCGG GGCGGCCGTCCCGCTGTACGACGCCGACAcggggctgctggtgctggcggggAAG GGAGAAAACCTCCTGTACTGCTTCGAGGTGGCACCCGCGCAGCCGGCGCTCACCCAGG TGACCCAGTGCCGGACGGAGGGCAGCACGCGGGGCCTGGCCGCCGTGCCACGCCTGGCCCTGGACGTCATGGCCTGCGAGGTGCTCCGCGTCCTGCAGCTCACCGACACTGCCCTCGTCCCCGTCAGCTACCTGGTGCCACGCAAG TCCATCCAGGACTTCCACGAGGATCTGTTCCCTGACTGTGCCGGGATGCTGCCAGCCACCGGCGCCCAGGCCTGGTGGGCAGGGGACAGCCAGCAG GTGGGGAGGGTGAGCCTGCACCCTGCGCGGAGACCCACGGAGACCTTCACCTCCCCCCTCATCGCCTGCACCCGGCTGCAGGCAGCCGACACCGACACCGGCCCCACCAATACCGACCGGAGC GAGGGCAGTGGCTACTCCTCACCATCCTCGCTGGCCTCGCCAGGCAGCACCGCCACCTCCCTCTCGGCCAGCACCGGCCCCTCCAGCGGCTttgccagcagccccagccagaAGTCGCTGCAGAGCATTTTGG GGCCCAGCTCCCGCTTCCGGCATGCACAGGGCAGGGTGCTGCACCGCGACACCCACCTTACCAACCTGCGGGGGCTCAGCCTCACCACGCCGGGCGAGTGCGACGGCTTCTGCGCCAACCACCAGCGCGTTGCCCTCCCCCTGCTCTCCGCCGGCGGCCAGATCGCCGTCCTCGAG CTCTCCAAGCCCGGCCGTCTCCCCGATGCGGCCATGCCCACCATCCAGAATGGCTCAGCGGTGGTCGACCTCTCCTGGGACCCCTTTGACTCGCAGCGCCTCGCTGTCG CGGGTGAAGACGCCAAGATCCAGCTGTGGCGGATCCCTGAGGGAGGCCTGCGGGAGACGCTGCAGGAGCCTGAAGCCGTCCTCCGAG GTCACACGGAGAAGATCTATTCCATCCGCTTCCACCCTGTGGCATCCGATCTCCTGGTGTCCTCCTCCTACGACATGACGGTGCGGATCTGGGAGCTGAGCGCCGGGCAGGAAGCCTTGTGCCTGCGGGGACACACCGATCAG ATCTTCAGCCTGGCTTGGAGCCCTGATGGGAAGAAGCTGGCAACGGTGAGCAAAGACGGACGGTTACGGCTCTATGAGCCCCGGCGCAGCCCTCAGCCTCAACAG GAAGGGCCGGGTCCCGAGGGGGGCCGTGGAGCACGCCTGGTTTGGGTTTGTGGCGGCGACTACCTCCTGGTGTCCGGCTTTGATAG CCGCAGTGAGAGGAGGATCGTCCTGTACCGGGCGCAGGCTCTACCTGAGGGACCCTTGTCCGTCCTTGGCCTCGACGTGGCCCCTTCCACCCTCCTGCCCTTCTATGATGAAGATACCAGCGTTGTTTTCCTCACTGGCAAG GGTGACACCAGAGTCTTCCTCTACGAGGTGACACCTGAGCCCCCCTATTTCCTCGAGTGCAACAGCTTCACCTCCAACGAACCCCACAAG GGCTTCGTATTCCTGCCCAAGACAGTGTGCGAGGTGCGGGAGGTGGAGTTCGCCCGGGCACTGCGCCTCGGGCAGAGCACCCTCGAGCCGGTGGCTTTCCACGTGCCACGCGTCAAG AAGGAGTATTTCCAAGACGATATCTACCCGCCAACCCGCGTCTGGTGGGAGCCAGCCCTTGTCGGCAGCGCCTGGCTGGCGGGGGAAGACGGGCAGCAGCGTCGCACCAGCCTGCGGCCGGCTGACATGACACCAG TGAGTGAGGCCCCGAAAGAGGCTCCGGCGCGGAAGTTTGTCCCTGCGTCCGTGTACCTGGAGGAGAAGTCTGACgagcagaagaaggaggag ctcCTGAGCGCCATGGTGGCCCGGCTGGGCAACCGGGATGACCCGCTGCCCCAAGACTCCTTCGAGGGGGTGGACGAGGACGAGTGG GACTAA
- the PAM16 gene encoding mitochondrial import inner membrane translocase subunit TIM16 gives MAKYLAQIILVGAQVVGRAFMRALRQEFAASRAAADARGRSERPQSAAASRIIGISLQEAQQILNVSNLNPEEIQKNYDHLFKVNDKSVGGSFYLQSKVVRAKERLDEELRIQAKDEKEKGWKAET, from the exons ATG GCCAAGTACCTGGCACAGATCATCCTGGTGGGGGCCCAGGTGGTCGGACGGGCCTTCATGCGGGCGCTGCGCCAGGAGTTTGCAG CGAGCCGAGCAGCAGCAGACGCGCGAGGGCGCTCAGAGAGGCCCCAGTCGGCCGCTGCCTCCAGGATCATCGGCATCAGCCTCCAGGAAGCTCAGCAGATCCTCAACGTCTCGAACCTCAACCCAGAAGAGATCCAGAAG AACTACGACCACTTGTTCAAGGTGAATGACAAGTCGGTGGGAGGCTCCTTCTACCTGCAGTCCAAG GTGGTGAGAGCCAAGGAGCGGCTGGACGAGGAGCTCCGCATCCAGGCCAAGGACGAGAAGGAGAAGGGGTGGAAAGCTGAGACGTGA
- the CORO7 gene encoding coronin-7 isoform X2, translating into MNRFKASKFRHTEARLPRREAWIGGIRAGSGASCGNHVKASCRWVAFNAEAAGVLGIVPLECKDGGKRTVSQLCCHSDAVTDFDFSPFDQLLLATGSADETVKVWRLPESGQDMPSGAGLTLGPGGGPVDVLQFHPTADGVLASGAGKQVTVWDVGQQQPLTALDSHGDQLQSLAWKRDGRLLGTSCKDKKLRIFDPRASPAASQHLDTCGAPSSCRRDSAGIKSPGMQPGKVSWDTRTTRTPGCSGWAPAIASSPSGSARAAVPLYDADTGLLVLAGKGENLLYCFEVAPAQPALTQVTQCRTEGSTRGLAAVPRLALDVMACEVLRVLQLTDTALVPVSYLVPRKSIQDFHEDLFPDCAGMLPATGAQAWWAGDSQQVGRVSLHPARRPTETFTSPLIACTRLQAADTDTGPTNTDRSEGSGYSSPSSLASPGSTATSLSASTGPSSGFASSPSQKSLQSILGPSSRFRHAQGRVLHRDTHLTNLRGLSLTTPGECDGFCANHQRVALPLLSAGGQIAVLELSKPGRLPDAAMPTIQNGSAVVDLSWDPFDSQRLAVAGEDAKIQLWRIPEGGLRETLQEPEAVLRGHTEKIYSIRFHPVASDLLVSSSYDMTVRIWELSAGQEALCLRGHTDQIFSLAWSPDGKKLATVSKDGRLRLYEPRRSPQPQQEGPGPEGGRGARLVWVCGGDYLLVSGFDSRSERRIVLYRAQALPEGPLSVLGLDVAPSTLLPFYDEDTSVVFLTGKGDTRVFLYEVTPEPPYFLECNSFTSNEPHKGFVFLPKTVCEVREVEFARALRLGQSTLEPVAFHVPRVKKEYFQDDIYPPTRVWWEPALVGSAWLAGEDGQQRRTSLRPADMTPVSEAPKEAPARKFVPASVYLEEKSDEQKKEELLSAMVARLGNRDDPLPQDSFEGVDEDEWD; encoded by the exons ATGCGGTGACAGACTTTGACTTCTCACCCTTCGATCAGCTCCTGCTGGCTACGGGCTCTGCTGACGAGACG gtgAAGGTGTGGCGCCTGCCCGAGAGTGGCCAGGACATGCCCAGTGGCGCGGGGCTGACCCTGGGGCCCGGGGGAGGCCCGGTGGATGTGCTGCAGTTCCACCCTACGGCGGACGGCGTCCTGGCCAGCGGCGCAGGGAAGCAAGTCACTGTCTGGGAcgtggggcagcagcagccactgacAG CCCTGGACTCCCACGGGGACCAGCTGCAGAGCCTGGCCTGGAAGCGAGACGGCCGCCTCCTCGGCACCTCCTGCAAG GACAAGAAACTGCGGATCTTTGACCCCCGAGCCAGCCCGGCTGCCTCTCAG CATCTGGACACGTGCGGGGCACCCAGCTCCTGCAGGCGGGATTCAGCAGGGATCAAGAGCCCAGGGATGCAGCCAGGGAA AGTGTCATGGGACACGAGAACAACAAGGACTCCCGGCTGCTCTGGATGGGCTCCAGCGATTGCCTCATCTCCGTCGGGTTCAGCCAG GGCGGCCGTCCCGCTGTACGACGCCGACAcggggctgctggtgctggcggggAAG GGAGAAAACCTCCTGTACTGCTTCGAGGTGGCACCCGCGCAGCCGGCGCTCACCCAGG TGACCCAGTGCCGGACGGAGGGCAGCACGCGGGGCCTGGCCGCCGTGCCACGCCTGGCCCTGGACGTCATGGCCTGCGAGGTGCTCCGCGTCCTGCAGCTCACCGACACTGCCCTCGTCCCCGTCAGCTACCTGGTGCCACGCAAG TCCATCCAGGACTTCCACGAGGATCTGTTCCCTGACTGTGCCGGGATGCTGCCAGCCACCGGCGCCCAGGCCTGGTGGGCAGGGGACAGCCAGCAG GTGGGGAGGGTGAGCCTGCACCCTGCGCGGAGACCCACGGAGACCTTCACCTCCCCCCTCATCGCCTGCACCCGGCTGCAGGCAGCCGACACCGACACCGGCCCCACCAATACCGACCGGAGC GAGGGCAGTGGCTACTCCTCACCATCCTCGCTGGCCTCGCCAGGCAGCACCGCCACCTCCCTCTCGGCCAGCACCGGCCCCTCCAGCGGCTttgccagcagccccagccagaAGTCGCTGCAGAGCATTTTGG GGCCCAGCTCCCGCTTCCGGCATGCACAGGGCAGGGTGCTGCACCGCGACACCCACCTTACCAACCTGCGGGGGCTCAGCCTCACCACGCCGGGCGAGTGCGACGGCTTCTGCGCCAACCACCAGCGCGTTGCCCTCCCCCTGCTCTCCGCCGGCGGCCAGATCGCCGTCCTCGAG CTCTCCAAGCCCGGCCGTCTCCCCGATGCGGCCATGCCCACCATCCAGAATGGCTCAGCGGTGGTCGACCTCTCCTGGGACCCCTTTGACTCGCAGCGCCTCGCTGTCG CGGGTGAAGACGCCAAGATCCAGCTGTGGCGGATCCCTGAGGGAGGCCTGCGGGAGACGCTGCAGGAGCCTGAAGCCGTCCTCCGAG GTCACACGGAGAAGATCTATTCCATCCGCTTCCACCCTGTGGCATCCGATCTCCTGGTGTCCTCCTCCTACGACATGACGGTGCGGATCTGGGAGCTGAGCGCCGGGCAGGAAGCCTTGTGCCTGCGGGGACACACCGATCAG ATCTTCAGCCTGGCTTGGAGCCCTGATGGGAAGAAGCTGGCAACGGTGAGCAAAGACGGACGGTTACGGCTCTATGAGCCCCGGCGCAGCCCTCAGCCTCAACAG GAAGGGCCGGGTCCCGAGGGGGGCCGTGGAGCACGCCTGGTTTGGGTTTGTGGCGGCGACTACCTCCTGGTGTCCGGCTTTGATAG CCGCAGTGAGAGGAGGATCGTCCTGTACCGGGCGCAGGCTCTACCTGAGGGACCCTTGTCCGTCCTTGGCCTCGACGTGGCCCCTTCCACCCTCCTGCCCTTCTATGATGAAGATACCAGCGTTGTTTTCCTCACTGGCAAG GGTGACACCAGAGTCTTCCTCTACGAGGTGACACCTGAGCCCCCCTATTTCCTCGAGTGCAACAGCTTCACCTCCAACGAACCCCACAAG GGCTTCGTATTCCTGCCCAAGACAGTGTGCGAGGTGCGGGAGGTGGAGTTCGCCCGGGCACTGCGCCTCGGGCAGAGCACCCTCGAGCCGGTGGCTTTCCACGTGCCACGCGTCAAG AAGGAGTATTTCCAAGACGATATCTACCCGCCAACCCGCGTCTGGTGGGAGCCAGCCCTTGTCGGCAGCGCCTGGCTGGCGGGGGAAGACGGGCAGCAGCGTCGCACCAGCCTGCGGCCGGCTGACATGACACCAG TGAGTGAGGCCCCGAAAGAGGCTCCGGCGCGGAAGTTTGTCCCTGCGTCCGTGTACCTGGAGGAGAAGTCTGACgagcagaagaaggaggag ctcCTGAGCGCCATGGTGGCCCGGCTGGGCAACCGGGATGACCCGCTGCCCCAAGACTCCTTCGAGGGGGTGGACGAGGACGAGTGG GACTAA
- the CORO7 gene encoding coronin-7 isoform X1, with protein MNRFKASKFRHTEARLPRREAWIGGIRAGSGASCGNHVKASCRWVAFNAEAAGVLGIVPLECKDGGKRTVSQLCCHSDAVTDFDFSPFDQLLLATGSADETVKVWRLPESGQDMPSGAGLTLGPGGGPVDVLQFHPTADGVLASGAGKQVTVWDVGQQQPLTALDSHGDQLQSLAWKRDGRLLGTSCKDKKLRIFDPRASPAASQSVMGHENNKDSRLLWMGSSDCLISVGFSQMREREVKLWDTRRFSGAMLTVALDTSPGAAVPLYDADTGLLVLAGKGENLLYCFEVAPAQPALTQVTQCRTEGSTRGLAAVPRLALDVMACEVLRVLQLTDTALVPVSYLVPRKSIQDFHEDLFPDCAGMLPATGAQAWWAGDSQQVGRVSLHPARRPTETFTSPLIACTRLQAADTDTGPTNTDRSEGSGYSSPSSLASPGSTATSLSASTGPSSGFASSPSQKSLQSILGPSSRFRHAQGRVLHRDTHLTNLRGLSLTTPGECDGFCANHQRVALPLLSAGGQIAVLELSKPGRLPDAAMPTIQNGSAVVDLSWDPFDSQRLAVAGEDAKIQLWRIPEGGLRETLQEPEAVLRGHTEKIYSIRFHPVASDLLVSSSYDMTVRIWELSAGQEALCLRGHTDQIFSLAWSPDGKKLATVSKDGRLRLYEPRRSPQPQQEGPGPEGGRGARLVWVCGGDYLLVSGFDSRSERRIVLYRAQALPEGPLSVLGLDVAPSTLLPFYDEDTSVVFLTGKGDTRVFLYEVTPEPPYFLECNSFTSNEPHKGFVFLPKTVCEVREVEFARALRLGQSTLEPVAFHVPRVKKEYFQDDIYPPTRVWWEPALVGSAWLAGEDGQQRRTSLRPADMTPVSEAPKEAPARKFVPASVYLEEKSDEQKKEELLSAMVARLGNRDDPLPQDSFEGVDEDEWD; from the exons ATGCGGTGACAGACTTTGACTTCTCACCCTTCGATCAGCTCCTGCTGGCTACGGGCTCTGCTGACGAGACG gtgAAGGTGTGGCGCCTGCCCGAGAGTGGCCAGGACATGCCCAGTGGCGCGGGGCTGACCCTGGGGCCCGGGGGAGGCCCGGTGGATGTGCTGCAGTTCCACCCTACGGCGGACGGCGTCCTGGCCAGCGGCGCAGGGAAGCAAGTCACTGTCTGGGAcgtggggcagcagcagccactgacAG CCCTGGACTCCCACGGGGACCAGCTGCAGAGCCTGGCCTGGAAGCGAGACGGCCGCCTCCTCGGCACCTCCTGCAAG GACAAGAAACTGCGGATCTTTGACCCCCGAGCCAGCCCGGCTGCCTCTCAG AGTGTCATGGGACACGAGAACAACAAGGACTCCCGGCTGCTCTGGATGGGCTCCAGCGATTGCCTCATCTCCGTCGGGTTCAGCCAG ATGCGGGAGCGGGAGGTGAAGCTGTGGGACACGCGGCGGTTCAGCGGGGCGATGCTCACCGTGGCGCTGGACACCTCGCCCGG GGCGGCCGTCCCGCTGTACGACGCCGACAcggggctgctggtgctggcggggAAG GGAGAAAACCTCCTGTACTGCTTCGAGGTGGCACCCGCGCAGCCGGCGCTCACCCAGG TGACCCAGTGCCGGACGGAGGGCAGCACGCGGGGCCTGGCCGCCGTGCCACGCCTGGCCCTGGACGTCATGGCCTGCGAGGTGCTCCGCGTCCTGCAGCTCACCGACACTGCCCTCGTCCCCGTCAGCTACCTGGTGCCACGCAAG TCCATCCAGGACTTCCACGAGGATCTGTTCCCTGACTGTGCCGGGATGCTGCCAGCCACCGGCGCCCAGGCCTGGTGGGCAGGGGACAGCCAGCAG GTGGGGAGGGTGAGCCTGCACCCTGCGCGGAGACCCACGGAGACCTTCACCTCCCCCCTCATCGCCTGCACCCGGCTGCAGGCAGCCGACACCGACACCGGCCCCACCAATACCGACCGGAGC GAGGGCAGTGGCTACTCCTCACCATCCTCGCTGGCCTCGCCAGGCAGCACCGCCACCTCCCTCTCGGCCAGCACCGGCCCCTCCAGCGGCTttgccagcagccccagccagaAGTCGCTGCAGAGCATTTTGG GGCCCAGCTCCCGCTTCCGGCATGCACAGGGCAGGGTGCTGCACCGCGACACCCACCTTACCAACCTGCGGGGGCTCAGCCTCACCACGCCGGGCGAGTGCGACGGCTTCTGCGCCAACCACCAGCGCGTTGCCCTCCCCCTGCTCTCCGCCGGCGGCCAGATCGCCGTCCTCGAG CTCTCCAAGCCCGGCCGTCTCCCCGATGCGGCCATGCCCACCATCCAGAATGGCTCAGCGGTGGTCGACCTCTCCTGGGACCCCTTTGACTCGCAGCGCCTCGCTGTCG CGGGTGAAGACGCCAAGATCCAGCTGTGGCGGATCCCTGAGGGAGGCCTGCGGGAGACGCTGCAGGAGCCTGAAGCCGTCCTCCGAG GTCACACGGAGAAGATCTATTCCATCCGCTTCCACCCTGTGGCATCCGATCTCCTGGTGTCCTCCTCCTACGACATGACGGTGCGGATCTGGGAGCTGAGCGCCGGGCAGGAAGCCTTGTGCCTGCGGGGACACACCGATCAG ATCTTCAGCCTGGCTTGGAGCCCTGATGGGAAGAAGCTGGCAACGGTGAGCAAAGACGGACGGTTACGGCTCTATGAGCCCCGGCGCAGCCCTCAGCCTCAACAG GAAGGGCCGGGTCCCGAGGGGGGCCGTGGAGCACGCCTGGTTTGGGTTTGTGGCGGCGACTACCTCCTGGTGTCCGGCTTTGATAG CCGCAGTGAGAGGAGGATCGTCCTGTACCGGGCGCAGGCTCTACCTGAGGGACCCTTGTCCGTCCTTGGCCTCGACGTGGCCCCTTCCACCCTCCTGCCCTTCTATGATGAAGATACCAGCGTTGTTTTCCTCACTGGCAAG GGTGACACCAGAGTCTTCCTCTACGAGGTGACACCTGAGCCCCCCTATTTCCTCGAGTGCAACAGCTTCACCTCCAACGAACCCCACAAG GGCTTCGTATTCCTGCCCAAGACAGTGTGCGAGGTGCGGGAGGTGGAGTTCGCCCGGGCACTGCGCCTCGGGCAGAGCACCCTCGAGCCGGTGGCTTTCCACGTGCCACGCGTCAAG AAGGAGTATTTCCAAGACGATATCTACCCGCCAACCCGCGTCTGGTGGGAGCCAGCCCTTGTCGGCAGCGCCTGGCTGGCGGGGGAAGACGGGCAGCAGCGTCGCACCAGCCTGCGGCCGGCTGACATGACACCAG TGAGTGAGGCCCCGAAAGAGGCTCCGGCGCGGAAGTTTGTCCCTGCGTCCGTGTACCTGGAGGAGAAGTCTGACgagcagaagaaggaggag ctcCTGAGCGCCATGGTGGCCCGGCTGGGCAACCGGGATGACCCGCTGCCCCAAGACTCCTTCGAGGGGGTGGACGAGGACGAGTGG GACTAA
- the VASN gene encoding vasorin, whose protein sequence is MNQLVLCTLLLLALGELAGACPAGCQCQDPKTILCAARRGQTVPRGLPPNTLSLYVFENGITMLSEDSFAGLPALQLLDLSQNKITSIQKNIFQPLTELVNLDLSSNQLQEITNETFHGLRLLERLYLQRNRIQHIHAAAFDTLENLLELKLQNNQLWAVPPLDLPNLLLLDISWNKIPTIAPGAFHAVNIESLKIAGLGLTSLNEELFQAQNNLHELDISDNLLERVPAVLRRLGSLTKLSLAGNARISQLPAEDFHNLHNLQELDISNLNINTIPRDFSGFFPRLRAVTAAGNPFNCICQMSWLVQWVNASSVVLRRPEETRCHFPPKNSGKLLHHLQYTDFGCPTTTTTTPPTTLRTTTLPPPAPLPTSSRPAPRPSTAAPTPAAGAPQGSSTPVPFSGPPAPTSPPPPVCPPRTCLNGGTCHLGAQNHLECLCLPGFAGAYCEAEVRGTTPAPATQAPPPGRRISIAQVSSTSLKVDLQNYVQSKAQLKGIRLSYRNLSGPDKRPVMLRLPASLSEYTVRALKPNCTYRVCIGPLGEKVSKEEHCAEAQTLPLSHQQHSPVTQSKDSNLTLMIVPALAAMLLLVVVVTAGMYYRRAKAHAGTGVDASPLELEGVKACLENGDLSSHGRKVPEAAMLSGGSECEVPLMQSHYPSNNNTPGLKPSYF, encoded by the coding sequence ATGAACCAGCTGGTCCTTTGCACGCTGCTCCTCTTGGCCCTcggggagctggctggggcatGTCCTGCGGGCTGCCAGTGCCAAGACCCCAAGACCATCCTGTGCGCGGCCAGACGGGGCCAGACTGtgccccgggggctgccccccaACACCCTCTCCCTCTACGTCTTTGAGAACGGCATCACGATGCTCAGCGAGGACAGCTTTGCGGGCCTGCCCGCCCTCCAGCTCTTGGACCTCTCTCAAAACAAGATCACCAGCATCCAGAAAAACATCTTCCAGCCCCTGACGGAGCTCGTCAACTTGGACCTGTCCTCCAACCAGCTGCAGGAGATCACCAACGAGACCTTCCACGGGCTGCGGCTGCTGGAGCGGCTCTACCTGCAGAGGAACAGGATCCAGCACATCCACGCTGCTGCCTTCGACACGCTGGAGAACCTGCTGGAGCTGAAGCTGCAGAACAACCAGCTCTGGGCTGTGCCCCCCCTTGACCTGCCCAACCTTCTGCTGCTGGACATCAGCTGGAACAAGATCCCCACCATTGCACCGGGGGCCTTCCACGCCGTCAACATTGAGTCCCTGAAGATCGCGGGGCTGGGCTTGACGAGCTTAAACGAGGAGCTCTTCCAGGCCCAGAACAACCTCCACGAGCTGGACATCTCCGACAACCTGCTGGAGCGTGTCCCGGCGGTGCTGCGCCGGCTGGGGAGCCTCACCAAGCTCAGCCTGGCTGGCAACGCCCGCATCTCCCAGCTGCCAGCCGAGGACTTCCACAACCTTCACAACCTCCAGGAGCTGGACATCAGCAACCTCAACATCAACACCATTCCTCGGGATTTCTCCGGCTTTTTCCCCAGGCTGCGGGCCGTGACGGCCGCCGGCAACCCCTTCAACTGCATCTGCCAGATGAGCTGGCTGGTGCAGTGGGTGAACGCCAGCAGTGTCGTCCTCCGGCGGCCCGAGGAGACGCGCTGCCACTTCCCCCCCAAAAACTCTGGCAAGCTCCTCCACCACCTGCAGTACACCGACTTCGGctgccccaccaccaccaccaccaccccccccaccacgcTGCGCACCACCAcgctgccgccgcccgcgccgctccccaccagcagccgccccgcgccgcggcccAGCACTGCAGCTCCCACCCCGGCGGCCGGGGCCCCCCAGGGCAGCTCCACGCCGGTGCCCTTCAgcggccccccggcccccaccagccccccgccgcccgtcTGTCCCCCTCGCACGTGTCTGAACGGCGGCACCTGCCACCTGGGTGCCCAAAACCACCTGGAGTGCCTGTGCCTGCCGGGCTTTGCCGGGGCGTACTGCGAGGCGGAGGTGAGGGGGACGACGCCGGCCCCGGCCACGCAGGCCCCGCCGCCCGGGCGGCGGATCAGCATCGCGCAGGTCAGCAGCACCTCCCTTAAAGTGGACTTGCAAAACTACGTCCAGTCCAAAGCGCAGCTGAAGGGCATCCGCCTAAGCTACCGAAATCTCTCCGGGCCGGACAAGCGGCCGGTGATGCTGCGTTTGCCAGCTTCGCTCTCTGAGTACACGGTGCGGGCGTTGAAGCCCAACTGCACCTACCGCGTCTGCATCGGGCCCCTGGGGGAGAAGGTCTCCAAGGAGGAGCACTGCGCCGAGGCGCAGACCTTGCcgctgagccaccagcagcactcCCCTGTCACCCAGAGCAAGGACAGCAACCTCACCCTGATGATCGTCCCCGCGCTGGCCGccatgctgctgctggtggtggtggtgaccGCCGGCATGTACTACCGCCGGGCGAAGGCGCACGCTGGCACTGGGGTGGACGCCAGCCCGCTGGAGCTGGAAGGGGTGAAAGCCTGCCTGGAAAACGGGGACTTGAGCAGCCACGGCCGCAAGGTGCCGGAGGCGGCGATGCTTTCTGGCGGCTCCGAGTGCGAGGTCCCGCTCATGCAGTCGCACTACCCCAGCAACAACAACACCCCAGGGCTTAAACCCTCCTATTTCTGA